One genomic window of Campylobacter curvus includes the following:
- the sdhE gene encoding 8-methylmenaquinol:fumarate reductase membrane anchor subunit produces the protein MQNEFAFFPGCVLSQAAKEAKMSLEAIAPILGMKLHEIKGWSCCGASQAQDVDPIATLVANARNIALAEQMKMPMLTTCSTCMLTLTRAKTTLDKGAKDRINTFLAEGNMKYEGSNEITSLLWVLYQNVENLKSKVVKPLSNLKVALFYGCHSLRPEKAFDNRESSVNPKSFETVVSALGATIVPFEKRLDCCGFHASYPAVNSVKKMSSQIVNNASENKADCVVTPCPLCQMQLDIYQERYQDFTGSSARLPIIHLSQLVGLALGLSKEDLGLDYNIVDATKIA, from the coding sequence ATGCAAAATGAATTCGCTTTTTTCCCGGGCTGCGTACTGTCTCAAGCTGCAAAAGAGGCTAAGATGTCTCTTGAGGCGATCGCCCCTATACTTGGTATGAAACTTCACGAGATAAAGGGCTGGAGCTGCTGCGGGGCTTCTCAAGCACAAGACGTCGATCCTATCGCGACACTTGTAGCAAACGCTAGAAACATAGCGCTTGCCGAGCAGATGAAAATGCCGATGCTGACTACTTGTAGTACATGTATGCTGACCCTAACTCGCGCTAAAACTACACTCGATAAGGGTGCAAAAGATCGCATAAACACCTTCCTGGCAGAGGGAAATATGAAATACGAGGGCTCAAACGAGATAACTAGCCTTCTTTGGGTGCTTTATCAAAATGTTGAAAATTTAAAAAGCAAAGTCGTCAAACCGCTTTCAAATTTAAAGGTCGCTTTGTTTTACGGCTGTCATAGCCTAAGACCTGAAAAGGCGTTTGATAACAGGGAAAGCTCTGTAAATCCAAAGAGCTTTGAGACTGTCGTGAGTGCACTTGGCGCTACTATCGTGCCATTTGAAAAGCGCCTTGACTGCTGTGGCTTTCACGCATCTTATCCGGCTGTAAATTCCGTCAAGAAAATGTCTAGCCAAATAGTAAACAACGCCAGCGAAAACAAAGCCGACTGCGTCGTCACGCCTTGTCCGCTTTGCCAAATGCAGCTTGACATCTATCAAGAAAGATACCAAGACTTCACGGGCTCAAGCGCAAGACTACCGATCATCCACCTATCTCAGCTAGTAGGCCTGGCACTTGGCCTTTCTAAAGAAGATCTGGGGCTTGATTACAATATCGTAGACGCTACAAAGATAGCCTAA
- the sdhB gene encoding 8-methylmenaquinol:fumarate reductase iron-sulfur subunit, producing MKIIIDRFNGKEKYQKEYTLTSEEIAGKTLLSVLLLIKQTKDITLNFTASCRSAICGACAVRVNGHSYLACDTKMEELLKEYDNPDTIRISPLGNFRVISDLIVDWEPSIENLRKIRPTIVPKSEFSPEKGCKQTQAEFDRISKQWDCILCGSCASECNKLEADSSDYMQPFVFTHAWRAADDSRSKDPMIHVKPSVTNGLWMCVHCQECADRCPKGISAADDIASLRVMAQRNGLKDGTGPAHAEAFYTDLVDGSGRLNEIYLALRSEGVIGSVGKTDIAFNLMLAGKMNPLHIFGEEEIEGHEDLVKMIKAAQAAASKE from the coding sequence ATGAAAATAATCATAGACCGCTTCAACGGAAAAGAAAAATATCAAAAAGAATACACTCTAACTAGCGAGGAGATCGCGGGCAAGACCTTGCTTTCAGTCTTGCTTTTGATAAAGCAAACCAAAGACATCACGCTAAATTTCACCGCCTCTTGTCGATCTGCGATATGCGGAGCTTGTGCTGTTAGAGTAAATGGACATTCATATCTAGCCTGTGATACCAAGATGGAGGAGCTCTTAAAAGAGTATGACAACCCTGATACCATCAGGATCTCGCCTCTTGGCAACTTTAGAGTGATATCAGATCTCATAGTAGACTGGGAGCCTTCGATTGAAAATTTACGTAAAATTCGTCCGACGATAGTTCCAAAGAGCGAATTTTCACCGGAAAAAGGCTGTAAGCAAACTCAAGCGGAATTCGATCGTATCAGCAAGCAATGGGACTGCATCCTATGCGGCAGCTGCGCTTCCGAGTGTAATAAGCTAGAAGCTGACAGCAGCGACTATATGCAGCCTTTTGTATTTACTCACGCATGGCGTGCCGCCGACGACTCACGCAGCAAAGATCCTATGATACACGTAAAACCAAGCGTCACTAACGGGCTTTGGATGTGCGTGCATTGCCAAGAGTGCGCCGATCGCTGTCCAAAAGGCATAAGCGCGGCTGACGATATCGCTAGCCTTAGAGTGATGGCACAAAGAAACGGTCTAAAAGACGGCACAGGCCCTGCTCACGCAGAGGCGTTTTATACCGACCTCGTCGACGGATCGGGCCGCTTGAACGAAATTTACCTTGCGCTTCGCTCGGAGGGCGTGATAGGCTCGGTCGGCAAAACCGATATCGCGTTTAACCTCATGCTAGCAGGCAAGATGAATCCGCTTCATATATTTGGCGAGGAGGAGATCGAGGGACACGAAGATCTAGTTAAAATGATAAAAGCAGCACAAGCAGCTGCTAGCAAGGAGTAG
- a CDS encoding flavodoxin domain-containing protein encodes MSKIGIFYATGKGDTQKTCEYLASKLGAEILPVKDVGSEDFLKFDLLILASPSYGFGELQKDWEAKLETLKNTDLSGKKVAILAVGNQERHPDSFCGGAVEFLPCIKKAKLIGATPNDGYKFDHSQSFINGKFIGLAIDTKGDAAYEARLEKWAKQLKAEL; translated from the coding sequence ATGAGTAAAATAGGAATTTTCTACGCCACAGGCAAGGGCGATACGCAAAAAACTTGCGAGTATCTGGCGTCTAAACTGGGAGCTGAAATTTTGCCGGTAAAAGACGTCGGTAGCGAGGATTTTTTAAAATTCGATCTTTTGATACTAGCAAGCCCTAGTTATGGGTTTGGTGAGCTTCAAAAGGACTGGGAAGCAAAGCTAGAGACGCTCAAAAATACCGATCTAAGCGGCAAAAAGGTAGCCATACTAGCCGTGGGCAATCAAGAGCGTCATCCTGATAGCTTTTGCGGCGGTGCGGTCGAGTTTCTGCCATGCATCAAAAAAGCCAAACTGATCGGAGCTACACCAAATGATGGCTATAAATTCGATCATTCGCAGTCTTTCATAAACGGGAAATTCATCGGTCTGGCTATTGATACCAAAGGCGATGCAGCTTACGAAGCAAGGCTGGAAAAATGGGCGAAGCAACTAAAAGCCGAGCTTTGA
- a CDS encoding 2-oxoacid:acceptor oxidoreductase family protein yields MKKQLRFVGVGGQGVILAGEILAAAKIKEGGYGVKASTYTSQVRGGPTKVDIILDEKEILYPYANEGEIDFMLATAQTSYNLFKDGVKDGGVIVVEPNLVTPSDEDKRRWKIYEIPIISIAKDEVGNVITQSVVALGVAVTMSECMDADAVKNEMLSSVPPKVREANEKAYELGIKYAKQCQI; encoded by the coding sequence GTGAAAAAGCAACTTAGGTTCGTCGGTGTGGGCGGTCAGGGCGTCATCCTGGCGGGTGAAATTTTAGCCGCGGCAAAGATAAAAGAGGGCGGGTACGGTGTAAAGGCATCGACTTATACCTCGCAGGTGCGTGGAGGCCCGACGAAGGTCGATATCATCTTAGATGAAAAGGAAATTTTATATCCTTACGCGAACGAGGGCGAGATAGACTTTATGCTAGCGACCGCGCAGACTAGCTATAACCTCTTTAAAGATGGCGTAAAAGATGGCGGTGTGATCGTCGTCGAGCCAAATTTAGTCACTCCTAGCGACGAGGACAAAAGGCGCTGGAAAATCTATGAGATCCCGATCATCTCGATCGCAAAAGACGAGGTCGGCAACGTCATCACCCAAAGCGTAGTCGCTCTTGGCGTAGCCGTCACGATGAGCGAGTGCATGGACGCAGACGCGGTCAAAAACGAGATGCTCTCATCGGTGCCACCAAAGGTGCGCGAGGCGAACGAAAAGGCCTATGAGCTAGGCATAAAATACGCAAAACAGTGTCAAATTTAA
- a CDS encoding 2-oxoglutarate ferredoxin oxidoreductase subunit beta — translation MAFDYDKYLRTDKMPTLWCWGCGDGVILKSMIRAIDAVGWDMNDVCVVSGIGCSGRFSSYVDCNTIHTTHGRAIAYATGVKLANPDKHVIVITGDGDGLAIGGNHTIHGCRRNIGLNHILINNFIYALTNSQTSPTTPRGMWTVTAQYGNIDPSFDACKLATAAGATFVARGNVIEPEKLTKLFVQGFKHDGYSFFDVFSNCHINLGRKNKMGEAVQNLEWIKKCTMNKAKFDALTDDERAQLGEIYPLGVLHEDTGKTEYTKAYAKVIAAARDGVKIDFKELA, via the coding sequence ATGGCTTTTGATTACGATAAATATCTGCGAACGGACAAGATGCCTACGCTTTGGTGCTGGGGATGTGGCGACGGCGTGATACTAAAAAGCATGATCCGCGCGATCGACGCCGTAGGCTGGGATATGAACGATGTCTGCGTGGTCTCTGGCATAGGCTGCTCGGGGCGCTTTAGCTCGTATGTGGATTGTAACACGATCCACACCACACACGGCAGAGCCATCGCCTATGCCACAGGTGTGAAGCTGGCAAACCCCGATAAACACGTGATCGTGATAACAGGAGACGGCGATGGGCTGGCTATCGGGGGCAACCATACGATCCACGGCTGTAGGCGTAATATCGGGCTAAATCATATCCTGATAAACAACTTCATCTATGCGCTCACAAACTCTCAAACCAGCCCGACCACGCCTCGCGGGATGTGGACGGTCACGGCGCAATACGGCAACATCGATCCAAGCTTTGATGCGTGCAAGCTGGCGACTGCCGCCGGAGCGACCTTTGTAGCGCGCGGTAACGTCATAGAGCCAGAAAAGCTCACAAAGCTTTTCGTGCAAGGCTTTAAACACGACGGATACAGCTTTTTTGACGTATTTTCAAACTGCCATATAAATTTAGGCCGCAAAAATAAAATGGGCGAGGCGGTGCAAAATTTGGAGTGGATCAAGAAGTGCACGATGAATAAAGCTAAATTTGACGCTCTGACGGATGATGAGAGGGCACAGCTTGGCGAGATTTACCCGCTTGGCGTGCTTCATGAAGATACCGGCAAAACCGAATACACAAAAGCCTACGCAAAGGTCATAGCAGCTGCACGTGACGGCGTGAAGATCGATTTTAAGGAGCTGGCGTGA